One genomic segment of Nitrosopumilus sp. includes these proteins:
- a CDS encoding type II/IV secretion system ATPase subunit, with amino-acid sequence MRLKIFKDKLSALQKFPTETKNILKSDKKDFENTNDLEIETKIPQFMTLSKLDWDNNEIHAGIIKDPTAKGGLRYQVIEPVLSERDQKAFEIIKKLLMTELTVSLQDIKSKEDAERRLKKKISSMIKKYRLKIPPKNIAKINYFAIRDFVYLGKIEPLMRDHMIEEISCDGTNIPIYIWHREHESMPTNIIFEKDAELNNFSRKMAYICGKHVSMADPIVDASLPNGSRINLTLGHEITKRGSTFTIRRFRADPITIIDLIKFGTVSVDIAAYMWYLAEKRSTMLIAGGTASGKTTALNALASFIRPGQKVVSIEDTQELNLPHENWIPAVSRQNFTDTQVGEINQFDLLRAALRQRPDIIIVGETRGREAYTLFQAMATGHGGFSSIHADSVEATLTRLTSSPMDVPKALISNSLDLITLQLKIRVGDKSARRIIQVSEIDGLDENTGQIKTHEIFKWNPKTDAHDYMGDSVIFRKIKERDGDSEEKINYELTKRRLALEWMVKNDIRDHKEVTANIMDYYADPERFYERKRLEV; translated from the coding sequence TTGAGATTAAAGATTTTCAAGGACAAACTATCAGCATTGCAAAAATTTCCAACGGAGACTAAAAATATTCTAAAATCAGACAAAAAGGATTTTGAAAACACAAATGATTTAGAAATTGAGACTAAAATTCCACAATTTATGACGCTATCTAAATTAGATTGGGACAATAATGAGATTCATGCAGGCATAATTAAAGATCCTACTGCAAAAGGAGGATTAAGATATCAAGTAATTGAACCTGTCTTATCAGAGAGAGACCAAAAGGCATTTGAAATAATTAAAAAATTACTAATGACGGAATTAACCGTATCTCTTCAAGATATTAAATCAAAAGAAGATGCAGAGCGCAGATTAAAAAAGAAGATATCTTCAATGATTAAAAAATACAGATTAAAGATTCCTCCAAAAAATATTGCCAAAATTAACTATTTTGCAATTAGAGATTTTGTATATCTTGGAAAAATTGAGCCCTTGATGAGAGATCACATGATTGAAGAGATTAGTTGTGATGGCACAAACATTCCAATCTACATATGGCATAGAGAACACGAATCAATGCCAACGAACATCATCTTTGAAAAAGATGCAGAATTAAATAATTTTTCAAGAAAAATGGCATACATTTGTGGAAAACATGTCTCAATGGCAGATCCAATTGTGGATGCTTCATTACCAAATGGGAGTAGAATAAATCTAACATTAGGACATGAGATTACCAAGCGAGGAAGCACGTTTACAATAAGACGATTCAGGGCAGATCCAATTACAATAATTGATTTGATAAAATTTGGAACAGTTTCAGTTGATATTGCAGCATACATGTGGTATTTGGCTGAAAAAAGATCAACTATGCTAATTGCAGGTGGTACTGCAAGTGGAAAGACAACAGCACTAAACGCCTTAGCCTCATTTATCAGACCAGGACAAAAAGTAGTCAGCATAGAAGACACACAGGAGCTAAATTTGCCTCACGAGAATTGGATTCCAGCAGTTTCAAGACAGAATTTTACGGACACCCAGGTTGGTGAAATTAATCAATTTGATCTCCTAAGAGCAGCATTACGACAAAGACCAGACATTATCATTGTGGGTGAAACAAGAGGAAGGGAAGCATATACTCTATTCCAGGCTATGGCAACAGGTCACGGAGGATTTTCCTCAATTCACGCTGATTCGGTAGAGGCAACCCTAACAAGACTAACATCATCACCAATGGATGTACCAAAAGCACTCATCTCAAATAGTTTAGATTTGATAACATTGCAATTAAAAATTAGAGTAGGAGACAAATCAGCTAGAAGAATCATCCAGGTTTCAGAAATTGATGGATTAGATGAAAATACTGGACAAATTAAAACTCATGAGATTTTCAAATGGAATCCAAAAACAGATGCGCATGATTACATGGGAGATAGTGTAATTTTTAGAAAAATCAAAGAAAGAGATGGAGATTCAGAAGAGAAGATCAATTATGAATTAACCAAACGAAGATTGGCATTAGAATGGATGGTAAAAAATGACATTCGTGATCATAAAGAAGTAACTGCAAATATCATGGATTACTATGCAGACCCTGAGCGCTTCTATGAAAGAAAGAGGTTAGAAGTTTAA
- a CDS encoding aldo/keto reductase, producing MISGYATAEGTKRFAQNSDVNPANFKEFQHLTLSNVGIGTYLGDVDSKTDQLVTNAVKQSIQSGINVIDTAINYRSQKAERSVGKAISELVQEKKISRDQIFVSTKNGYVTNDADVNLGFWEYVKEEYSQKGVIKEGDVTSGYHCMTPTYLSDQLDRSLKNLDLECVDLMYLHNAVEGQMKDSSKDKFTDNLKNAFELYEQKRDEGKIKFYGMATWECFRVSNDNSQYLSLEDTINLAKKIGGDDHGFRFIQLPYNMHYDQALLAKNQILNSKFVSILESASSLGVGVFTSVPFMQGRLLAPGVMPEFSELKPSLRALQFIRSTPGVIAPLVGQKSPEHISENLEILKIPPLSEYEFLALVKKLTS from the coding sequence ATGATTTCCGGGTATGCAACTGCTGAGGGAACTAAAAGATTTGCTCAAAATTCAGACGTAAACCCTGCAAATTTTAAAGAATTTCAACACCTCACATTATCTAATGTTGGAATTGGAACATATCTTGGTGATGTCGATTCAAAGACTGATCAATTGGTCACAAATGCTGTAAAACAATCAATTCAATCTGGAATAAACGTAATTGACACTGCAATTAATTATCGATCTCAAAAGGCGGAGCGTTCTGTTGGAAAAGCAATATCTGAACTAGTTCAGGAGAAAAAGATCTCTCGTGATCAGATATTTGTTAGCACAAAAAATGGATATGTTACAAATGATGCTGATGTAAATTTGGGTTTTTGGGAATATGTTAAAGAAGAGTATTCTCAAAAGGGTGTAATCAAAGAAGGGGATGTGACCTCTGGATACCATTGTATGACTCCTACATATCTTTCAGATCAACTTGATAGAAGTTTAAAAAATTTAGATTTAGAATGTGTTGACTTGATGTACCTGCATAATGCTGTTGAAGGACAGATGAAAGATTCTTCTAAAGATAAATTCACTGACAATCTAAAAAATGCTTTTGAATTGTATGAGCAAAAACGTGATGAAGGAAAAATTAAATTTTATGGAATGGCCACATGGGAATGTTTTCGTGTATCTAATGATAATTCCCAATATTTGTCCCTAGAAGATACAATCAACCTGGCAAAAAAAATTGGTGGTGATGATCATGGTTTTAGATTTATTCAGTTGCCATACAATATGCATTATGACCAAGCATTGCTTGCAAAAAACCAAATACTTAATTCCAAATTTGTCTCTATTTTAGAATCTGCTTCTTCCTTAGGTGTTGGTGTTTTTACGAGTGTACCATTCATGCAAGGTAGACTGTTGGCCCCTGGTGTAATGCCTGAGTTTAGTGAATTAAAACCATCACTTCGGGCTTTACAGTTTATTCGTTCCACTCCAGGAGTTATTGCTCCTCTAGTTGGGCAGAAATCTCCAGAACATATATCTGAAAATCTTGAGATTCTAAAAATTCCTCCACTATCAGAGTATGAATTCCTGGCATTAGTCAAGAAACTTACGTCGTAA
- a CDS encoding MarR family transcriptional regulator yields the protein MGGAKKPTAANKDKTAGKETKKSKKEKGESGPKKAEITVIVNEQQAMKIIQNSKVVTVQDLARQIGVKISAANAFLREAAKKGTVKKVGGYSGHHLYQPVSS from the coding sequence ATGGGTGGAGCAAAAAAACCAACTGCTGCAAATAAAGATAAAACTGCAGGCAAAGAGACAAAGAAAAGTAAAAAGGAGAAAGGAGAAAGTGGTCCTAAAAAAGCAGAGATCACAGTTATTGTAAATGAACAACAGGCAATGAAGATTATTCAAAACTCAAAAGTGGTTACAGTTCAAGATTTGGCAAGACAAATTGGAGTTAAAATTTCTGCAGCAAATGCATTTCTTAGAGAAGCTGCAAAAAAGGGAACAGTAAAAAAAGTTGGCGGATATTCAGGACATCATTTGTATCAACCAGTTTCTTCATAG
- the speY gene encoding deoxyhypusine synthase, producing MDPHKFHGKDIPHIKLHPKMTIEDLVNVFASSGFNGRQLGEAAKLYAKMIQEDATICLTVSGAMTPVGFGGIIKTLIERGFVDWIITTGANVYHEDHFAWGLPVKQGSFDVDDMKLYENEIVRIRDVYIKFYETLEAQDQVIQKMFGDNFPDKPFTTAEFCNLMGKISKENSKYPEKSFITTAYDYDVPVYISTIKDSSLALNLAVHRLRNKVYNLDFVREIIEQAAILYDSKKSGILELGGGVPKNTAQQTGPLLDQILRRNDGGQDYVIQITDARPDTGGLSGATLQEGKSWGKVQDAHHGMITVYADATIAFPILALYVLSNQKARKPKRLYKKLGKLYEKLSEDYSKNPANKKKNKKRN from the coding sequence ATGGACCCACACAAATTTCATGGCAAGGATATTCCTCATATCAAACTACATCCAAAAATGACAATAGAAGATCTGGTAAATGTTTTTGCTAGTTCTGGGTTTAATGGCAGACAGCTTGGTGAAGCTGCAAAACTTTATGCAAAAATGATACAAGAGGATGCAACAATTTGTCTAACCGTATCAGGAGCAATGACACCAGTGGGATTTGGCGGAATAATCAAGACATTAATTGAGAGAGGATTTGTTGATTGGATAATTACTACTGGAGCAAATGTATACCATGAAGATCATTTCGCATGGGGGTTACCAGTAAAACAAGGAAGTTTTGATGTGGATGATATGAAATTATACGAAAATGAAATTGTAAGAATTAGAGATGTTTACATTAAATTTTATGAAACATTAGAAGCACAAGATCAAGTAATTCAAAAAATGTTTGGAGATAATTTCCCAGATAAACCATTTACTACTGCAGAATTTTGTAATTTAATGGGAAAAATTAGTAAAGAAAACTCAAAGTATCCAGAAAAGAGTTTCATAACAACGGCATATGATTATGATGTTCCAGTGTATATTTCAACAATTAAAGATTCATCATTGGCCCTTAATTTAGCAGTACATAGATTAAGAAACAAGGTATACAATCTAGATTTTGTAAGAGAGATCATAGAGCAAGCTGCAATTCTTTATGATTCAAAGAAATCAGGTATTTTGGAATTAGGTGGCGGAGTACCAAAGAATACAGCACAGCAAACAGGACCATTATTAGACCAAATTTTAAGAAGAAATGATGGAGGTCAAGATTATGTTATTCAAATTACTGATGCACGACCAGACACTGGGGGATTATCAGGTGCAACATTACAAGAAGGTAAGAGTTGGGGAAAGGTACAAGATGCACATCATGGAATGATAACAGTATATGCAGATGCAACAATTGCATTTCCCATTTTGGCGCTGTATGTTCTTAGTAATCAAAAGGCCAGAAAACCAAAAAGACTGTATAAAAAATTAGGAAAATTATATGAAAAACTAAGTGAAGATTATTCTAAAAATCCTGCAAACAAAAAAAAGAATAAAAAAAGAAATTAA
- a CDS encoding type II secretion system F family protein: protein MGNKQKKKRQEESVGQLHVFSYKLLNDHVKFLHPKMSSLEKAIKQAMMPIPFEVYVSSMVFFSMIAAVCGGVMGIVASQFINIQPASIGYLLPFLTGLMMFGMSFGILQMIPTIRVKNRAAKLVEEIPHFIGYMSTLATSGLTLEGIFKAIAKEETDEDIVKDARFIVRNIDILGMDLITAIKDLIHRTPNGPYSELLDGAIITAQSGGDLKEYFNATAKVQLEEKKMLMQKTTESLGSVAEIYTILLIVFPLLAVIMLSIMGIMSPSLAGFDLLTLMNILTFAVIPLSGVLMLVMMDTMVPKR, encoded by the coding sequence ATGGGAAATAAGCAAAAAAAGAAACGACAAGAAGAATCAGTAGGACAATTACATGTTTTTAGCTACAAGTTACTCAATGATCATGTAAAATTTTTGCATCCTAAAATGTCATCATTAGAAAAAGCAATCAAACAAGCAATGATGCCAATACCTTTCGAAGTGTATGTTTCAAGCATGGTTTTCTTTAGTATGATTGCAGCTGTTTGTGGAGGAGTAATGGGGATTGTTGCATCACAGTTTATCAACATACAGCCTGCAAGTATTGGATATCTTCTTCCATTTTTAACGGGATTGATGATGTTTGGGATGTCCTTTGGAATACTGCAAATGATTCCAACCATAAGAGTAAAGAACAGAGCAGCCAAACTTGTAGAAGAGATTCCCCATTTTATTGGGTACATGTCAACATTGGCAACAAGTGGATTAACACTAGAAGGAATTTTTAAGGCAATTGCAAAAGAAGAGACAGATGAAGATATTGTAAAGGATGCTAGGTTTATTGTAAGAAATATCGATATTTTAGGCATGGATTTGATTACTGCAATTAAAGATTTGATTCATAGAACACCGAATGGCCCATATTCAGAATTACTTGATGGAGCCATTATAACAGCACAATCAGGAGGAGATCTCAAAGAATACTTTAACGCAACAGCAAAGGTCCAGCTTGAAGAAAAGAAAATGCTGATGCAAAAGACAACTGAATCTTTAGGCAGTGTAGCAGAGATTTACACAATTCTTCTAATAGTTTTCCCATTACTAGCGGTAATCATGTTATCAATTATGGGAATTATGAGTCCTAGTCTAGCAGGATTTGATTTGTTGACGCTGATGAATATCTTGACATTTGCAGTAATTCCATTAAGTGGAGTATTGATGTTAGTGATGATGGACACAATGGTGCCAAAGAGGTAA
- a CDS encoding YHS domain-containing protein — protein MPVDPVCGIELDEDLALLHEHDGKKFYFCCNGCRRIFIKKPRKYKNAS, from the coding sequence GTGCCAGTAGATCCAGTATGTGGAATTGAATTAGATGAAGATTTAGCTCTACTGCATGAACATGATGGAAAAAAATTCTATTTTTGTTGTAATGGATGCAGACGAATTTTTATTAAAAAACCTAGAAAATACAAAAATGCTTCCTAA
- a CDS encoding archaellin/type IV pilin N-terminal domain-containing protein, translated as MTKLQSKQNKLTSRRAVAPVIATLLLVAIAVVGGSIVFVFSQGFFSSAQISGSPNIESIKFTGYDASDGTTLLNHDGTVFAAGNTAGNGLVVGEELAVYVQSNSVGKLTLSEVRLGGTVYNYTSAVPAAGDYQVLTRGPGTILTSTAAEIQPGQQVTVLLTLDENIKSGRDTQFKLTTANGAVFVGTVIAGQQSG; from the coding sequence ATGACAAAACTACAGTCAAAACAAAACAAGTTGACATCAAGAAGAGCAGTTGCTCCAGTAATTGCAACCCTTCTTTTAGTAGCAATCGCAGTAGTTGGTGGAAGTATTGTCTTTGTGTTCTCACAAGGATTCTTTAGTTCTGCTCAAATCAGCGGTTCCCCAAACATCGAATCAATCAAATTCACCGGCTATGATGCATCAGATGGTACTACTCTGTTAAATCATGATGGTACTGTATTTGCAGCAGGAAATACTGCAGGTAATGGCCTTGTTGTTGGTGAAGAATTGGCAGTTTATGTCCAAAGTAACAGTGTAGGTAAGCTTACTCTAAGTGAGGTAAGATTAGGTGGTACAGTGTACAATTACACTTCTGCTGTCCCTGCTGCTGGTGATTACCAAGTTCTTACAAGAGGACCTGGTACTATTTTGACATCCACAGCTGCTGAAATCCAACCTGGTCAACAAGTAACAGTACTTCTAACACTTGATGAAAACATCAAATCTGGAAGAGACACACAGTTCAAACTAACAACTGCCAATGGTGCAGTCTTTGTGGGAACTGTAATTGCTGGTCAACAAAGTGGATAA
- a CDS encoding prenyltransferase, which translates to MLSIWFRVIRVRFLLASIIAVSVGLALNWWQHSTIDYFTAVLTFAGVMALHASVDLLNDFWDFKRGIDTKTPKTKMSGGTGVLPEGLLQPSSVYRAGIAFLIIGTIIGGYFVVTDGITIAIILGFAILSIYFYSTKIVDSGLGEFFVAVKGSMIVIGTYFIQSGQITIESTLAGVLVGALSSLVLFIASFPDHDADKSKGRKTLVICVGKKKAINFFWIFPLVSYAVVVIGVLAELFPLTSFIVFLSLPLMIKSGLGLKKNYDSVDKLVPFMSLTLMYSRITGLLFVVSFLIRI; encoded by the coding sequence ATGTTATCGATTTGGTTTCGTGTAATTCGTGTTCGTTTTCTACTTGCCTCAATAATTGCTGTATCTGTAGGATTGGCACTTAATTGGTGGCAACACTCCACAATTGATTATTTTACTGCCGTTTTAACATTTGCAGGAGTTATGGCCCTACATGCAAGTGTTGATCTATTAAATGACTTTTGGGATTTTAAACGAGGTATTGATACTAAAACCCCTAAAACGAAAATGAGTGGGGGCACAGGTGTGTTACCTGAAGGTTTACTCCAACCATCATCTGTTTACAGAGCGGGAATTGCATTTTTAATAATTGGAACCATTATTGGAGGTTATTTTGTAGTGACAGATGGAATTACTATTGCCATAATTTTGGGATTTGCAATACTGTCTATTTACTTTTATTCTACTAAGATTGTTGATTCTGGATTAGGTGAGTTTTTTGTTGCAGTTAAAGGATCTATGATTGTTATTGGCACATACTTTATTCAATCTGGACAAATAACTATAGAATCTACACTTGCAGGAGTTCTTGTAGGTGCACTATCGTCTCTTGTATTGTTTATTGCATCGTTTCCAGATCATGACGCTGATAAATCTAAAGGACGAAAAACTTTAGTTATTTGTGTTGGAAAGAAAAAAGCCATAAATTTTTTCTGGATATTCCCCTTGGTCTCTTATGCAGTAGTAGTAATCGGTGTTCTTGCAGAACTGTTTCCATTAACGTCTTTTATTGTCTTTCTAAGTCTACCCTTAATGATAAAATCTGGATTGGGATTGAAAAAAAATTATGACTCTGTTGATAAACTTGTACCATTTATGTCATTGACATTGATGTATAGTAGGATCACTGGACTTCTGTTTGTTGTTAGTTTTTTGATTAGAATTTAA
- a CDS encoding DNA-directed RNA polymerase subunit K, producing the protein MSDVEEAELIEPQESEILESTDTTDEEPEVNAGLNKALDTYRKLIEKNDGIEPLTEKEQEKLEKRIKEIEERDVVEKIEEHDPVEIPCEKGKITIGPPTLTRFEKARIMGARALQLSLGAPPFIPIPKTARISLDISMEELEQRVIPITIRRVLPNGDYQNIPIDYFDK; encoded by the coding sequence TTGTCTGATGTCGAAGAAGCTGAATTAATTGAACCTCAAGAATCTGAAATACTAGAATCAACTGATACCACAGATGAAGAACCAGAAGTCAACGCAGGGTTAAACAAAGCACTAGACACATATCGAAAACTAATAGAAAAAAATGATGGTATCGAGCCATTAACTGAAAAAGAACAAGAGAAATTAGAGAAACGAATCAAAGAGATCGAAGAAAGAGACGTAGTTGAAAAAATTGAAGAACATGATCCTGTAGAAATTCCTTGTGAGAAAGGAAAAATTACAATTGGACCTCCAACATTAACAAGATTTGAAAAAGCAAGAATAATGGGTGCAAGAGCATTGCAATTATCATTAGGAGCACCACCATTTATTCCAATTCCAAAAACGGCAAGAATTTCATTAGATATTTCAATGGAAGAATTAGAACAAAGAGTAATTCCAATTACCATTAGAAGAGTTCTTCCAAATGGAGATTATCAGAACATTCCAATAGACTATTTTGATAAATGA
- a CDS encoding helix-turn-helix domain-containing protein: MLLPAEIESKTLIPALRAILAKKLAEDHNIREDEISKMLGVTQAAISNYIRGTRGDPSLISKLLAEKQVAIMIDELSDSLSSDMAYTPSSLSKFIGLCNYIKSSLLICEIHHNLESNIDEQVCKECENMLLKGPGSVY, encoded by the coding sequence ATGTTACTACCAGCTGAGATAGAATCCAAAACACTCATTCCTGCTTTACGTGCAATTCTTGCAAAAAAACTTGCTGAAGATCATAACATTAGAGAAGATGAAATTTCAAAAATGCTTGGTGTGACTCAAGCAGCAATTAGTAATTACATTAGAGGAACTCGTGGTGATCCTTCCTTGATTTCAAAATTATTGGCAGAAAAACAAGTGGCAATTATGATTGATGAGCTTAGTGATAGTTTATCATCTGATATGGCATACACTCCATCTAGCCTTTCAAAATTTATCGGTCTTTGTAATTATATTAAATCAAGTCTGTTAATCTGTGAGATACATCATAATTTAGAATCAAACATTGACGAACAAGTTTGCAAAGAATGTGAAAACATGCTTTTAAAGGGTCCTGGAAGCGTCTACTAG
- a CDS encoding DNA-binding protein, which produces MLMDEISEPYGQEQTKKSEDTIINIGNDPVMLSAVDVLSILGNKSKVILRAKGNSIPNAVAVANIITEKMLNGNSKVQKITLDTESAPGIGNMTSTVEIILTKN; this is translated from the coding sequence ATGCTCATGGACGAGATAAGTGAACCGTATGGTCAAGAGCAGACCAAAAAGTCTGAGGATACCATCATCAATATTGGAAATGATCCTGTCATGTTATCAGCTGTAGATGTATTGTCAATTCTCGGAAATAAGAGCAAGGTAATTCTACGTGCAAAAGGGAATTCAATACCAAATGCAGTAGCAGTTGCAAATATCATTACAGAAAAAATGTTAAATGGAAATTCAAAAGTTCAAAAAATTACTCTAGATACAGAATCAGCACCAGGCATTGGAAATATGACTTCAACTGTAGAGATTATTTTAACTAAAAACTAG
- a CDS encoding DUF6659 family protein yields MSAKIYDYTKICDSIKSLDPKIRFAGVINERGRLVAGGMKENVEPLESEKDDEMIFMELALRVKMRKEFDRQLGPVNFAMASRERALAISFLINEDILYVVSEPDADYGVLPKKILSIIHA; encoded by the coding sequence ATGTCTGCTAAGATTTATGATTATACAAAAATTTGTGATTCTATAAAATCCCTTGACCCAAAAATTCGTTTTGCAGGTGTGATAAATGAGAGAGGACGTTTGGTTGCAGGAGGAATGAAGGAAAATGTTGAGCCTCTAGAGAGTGAAAAAGATGATGAAATGATCTTCATGGAATTGGCCCTACGTGTTAAAATGAGAAAAGAATTTGACAGGCAACTTGGTCCTGTTAATTTTGCAATGGCTTCTCGTGAGAGGGCATTAGCTATTAGTTTTCTAATTAATGAAGACATTCTGTATGTTGTATCTGAACCAGATGCAGATTATGGAGTCCTTCCAAAAAAAATTTTGTCAATAATTCATGCATAA
- a CDS encoding cyclophilin-like fold protein, whose translation MSTSSVSRKQLILEIRGKAKIQCDLKRHLSPRTVGTIMRSLPLEGHAHHLGKSIVYFETTIDSGIERARSEFKKGDIAFLPSTGSICFFTNDVVSGKTMTPIGKLGDKIMMLNDVKAGDVFSIYEETG comes from the coding sequence TTGAGTACATCTTCAGTCTCCAGAAAACAACTGATTTTAGAAATTAGAGGCAAAGCAAAAATCCAATGTGATCTTAAACGACATTTATCTCCAAGAACCGTTGGAACAATAATGAGATCCTTGCCATTGGAAGGACATGCTCATCATCTTGGAAAAAGTATTGTGTATTTTGAAACAACTATTGATTCAGGAATTGAAAGAGCCAGATCTGAATTTAAGAAAGGGGATATAGCATTTTTGCCTTCTACTGGAAGTATATGCTTTTTTACAAATGATGTTGTTTCAGGAAAAACTATGACTCCAATTGGAAAACTAGGTGATAAAATTATGATGTTAAATGATGTAAAAGCAGGTGATGTTTTTTCTATCTATGAAGAAACTGGTTGA
- a CDS encoding asparagine synthase-related protein yields MIVEDISQKIYNVLKESCNSCKSNLISLSGGLDSSIIAYFLKQRNPRAIAVIAEDFVSTDLTYCQMISKEMNIPLSIYNVKTSVILEAIEDTIKILKNFNDIEIRNNVVMYLAIKWAKENGEESIITGDGADELFAGYNFLINKPIEELEDEIKRVCSVMHFPTQKIGEKLGIEIESPFLNDRVIELAKKIPANMKVGEGNGKRHGKLILRKSFEKYIPVQIAWREKSPMQDGSGTSGLTNLFNSVIGEEIYVEKKLTVEKNDGVVIRSRESMYYYEIFKKIFGSPADNKAEKTCPYCKHKIENSRFCRMCGAFPV; encoded by the coding sequence ATGATAGTGGAAGATATTTCTCAGAAAATTTACAATGTTTTAAAAGAATCATGCAATTCATGTAAATCAAATTTAATTTCATTATCTGGAGGATTAGATAGTTCGATTATAGCATATTTTTTAAAACAAAGAAACCCTAGAGCGATTGCCGTAATAGCAGAAGATTTTGTTTCAACAGATCTTACATATTGTCAAATGATTTCAAAGGAGATGAATATCCCACTATCAATTTACAATGTAAAAACATCTGTTATTTTAGAAGCAATTGAGGATACAATTAAAATTTTAAAAAACTTCAACGATATTGAAATTAGAAATAATGTAGTAATGTATCTGGCAATAAAATGGGCAAAAGAGAATGGTGAAGAATCCATTATTACAGGAGATGGGGCAGACGAATTATTTGCTGGTTATAATTTTCTAATAAACAAACCCATTGAGGAACTAGAAGATGAGATAAAACGTGTATGTTCAGTCATGCATTTTCCTACACAAAAAATTGGAGAAAAGTTAGGAATAGAAATTGAATCGCCTTTTCTAAATGATAGAGTAATAGAGTTAGCTAAGAAGATCCCTGCAAATATGAAAGTAGGAGAAGGTAATGGAAAAAGACATGGAAAACTAATTTTGAGAAAGAGTTTTGAAAAATATATTCCAGTACAAATTGCATGGAGAGAAAAATCACCCATGCAAGATGGTTCAGGAACCTCAGGACTTACTAATCTATTCAACTCAGTTATCGGAGAAGAAATCTATGTGGAAAAGAAGTTAACAGTTGAGAAAAATGATGGTGTGGTGATTAGAAGCAGAGAATCAATGTATTATTATGAAATTTTTAAAAAAATATTTGGCTCTCCAGCTGATAACAAGGCAGAAAAAACATGCCCTTATTGCAAACATAAAATTGAGAATTCAAGATTTTGTAGAATGTGTGGGGCCTTTCCAGTTTAG